Genomic segment of Pelmatolapia mariae isolate MD_Pm_ZW linkage group LG6, Pm_UMD_F_2, whole genome shotgun sequence:
gcgcgctcaCCCAGCAGCAGTAGGTAGACTCCTATGATGGTCTCCCCCTGGTCGGTCAGGGGGGGATCTCGCCCCCCTCCCAGGATGAAGCTGTGGTTCCTCCAGGGGGGGCCGCCGGCTGCAGCCCCGCTGAGCGACATGTTGCGTGTGGCGTGTAAATGGCGTGTGTTCTGCGAGTACCGCCGGACTCTGCAGCTAATCTGAGGTGAGATTAGAGGCTGATCCTGGTTCAGCATTTGTGACTCCAAAGCAGCACCCAGCAGGCCCCAGCTCACTGATTGGCTGAAGGAGTGATGATGTAATAAACTCGTTAAAGGATTCAGACTGATCTCTGCTGATGTATTGATCTGACTTCAGTCTGGAAAGTAACTCAATACGTTTAGTGTACTGTGAAGTACTCCTTTGAGGTACTTTCACTTTAGTGCTGAGAAATCTGGACTCTGCATGAAAACAGTCATTTCATCACAGGTGGGGGTGGAGCCATGTACAGTCTGATGAAATCTGAtggtttttatttcagtttcttttgtcattttgttctttttaatcttttattatttcccaagtttgtgttttttctttataacttTTCATTTTACTGCTCTAGAACATCATTTAGATTTCATGTTGCTGAGGTCACGGTTTGACTCCACagtcaaaggtcaaagttcaGATGGTTAGCTTACTCATCTCTCTCATTCTCTGGGCTGGAATTTTATGTATTTGAGTCTGAATAGAGAGCGCCATCATGAGGACCTGAGCGCTCTGACGAGGCGTCGCAGGTTTTCGGGATGTTTGGTTTAGGTTGCTGAGCATGCTCTTCCAGTGTTTCCTGCCGTGCAGCAGGTCATTCCTCCATGTTCCTCGTGTCATATATAAAAGCAGGTGTAACGCTGCGACCCGACACTCGAATCTAATCTATGAAATCGTTTCacctttttatttgtgttattgattattgtgatattggcACAGCTGGGCTTCCACGTGCTGCAGCTGTTCAGGCTGGAGGTGTGGAGGAAGCAGGATGACCATATAAGGAGAGGCGGGGCCATAAAAGGAAACGCGTTCTTTATATGGAGAAAAGGTGTCCCGGTCGTACAGCCCTGAACTGCGTATCACTGCGCACAAGCTTCGGTAAGTTCGCACCTGTCCGCACCAGACCATAAAGACTCCCTACCCCGACACTTCCGGTGAGAGGTGTGACGATTCCGAGCCGCGGGGTGGCTGCAGTGGCTGTGAAGTGCCGGACTACCTGTCAGAGCGGACGGATATCTGCGGAAGCTGCCCGTCATTTCCTTATGTGGAGCGGAGTAATCCATGGGGGGCCGGGCCTCGCTGCTCTGTGAAAACAACTTCACAACTTTTGCTCATTTCTGATCGATCCGGATCGATTTCCTGCGGAAAGTGTGCCCGGCTGATTCCCCTCGCGGCCCGCGGGCTCCCGGAGCTTCCTAACGGACTCACCGGGCGACCTGTCGCTGAAGAGCCGCTGAGCGCTTAGCCTAGCCCCGTTAGCCACGCAGCTAGCGGTGCGGCTAGTCGACCCCGACCCGGCGCGGAGCTCCGAGCCCCGCCGAGGGTCTCTCCGGCGCACCGGGAGGATTCATCTTCCGGGCCCGGTGGGAGGGACGCTGATAAGGATGCTGGCGGGCAGCGGGGCCGAGATGGGCTCCAGAACCTTACCTGGACGCGTGAACAGCACAGACACGGCCGGACCGGAACCGGACACGGCCCGTGAGACTGGCGGGGGGGCGCCGGAGGACCGGGACTACAGCGCCGAGGGGGCGTTCAGCGGCTCCGACCAGGACTCGGACTCCGCGGAGGACGATGACACGGGGGGCCCGGGTGGGGACCGGAGGGGCGTGAAGCGGGAGAGGAGCGAGCGGGAGGTCGGGCATCAGGCGGCGCAGAGCTCCGGAGGCCTCAGCGGGGCGTACAGTGGCCTGAGGCCCGGGGCGGCGGGGGTGAAGCCCGGCAAGAAGACCCGAGGCAGGGTGAAGATCAAGATGGAGTTCATAGACAACAAGCTGCGGAGGTACACCACCTTCAGCAAGAGGAAGACCGGCATCATGAAGAAGGTGAGAGGCagcaggggtcagaggtcagctgtGGGTTTACTCTGACATTGAGACAAAACGTGAAAACTTCAATCTAAGCTTCTAAAATCCAAAAGTATATGAAAGCTTCACCTGCCACAGAGCACAGGTGTATCATCACCCTGTTCTCACCTGCAGAGCTTCACCTGGAGGCTAAAAAGGGTGACGTTGTACCAGCTCAGGTCTGCAGGTGTGCCTGAGCGTTCAGTAAGGTTCTTTAGGAGCGTCTCACCTGTAGACAGGTGAAGTTTGGCTGGAGCCAGCAGGGTGCAGCAGGTAGAAACTCTCCATCAGTGATGATTTTGGTCTCACAAACAGAACTCAGAAAGTAGAATCAGTCAATAAAAACCAAAGTAGAATACAGTAGAGCTCAGTGAGTAAAACTCAATAAATACAGATGAACCACTGTCTCTGCTTTCAGCTCAGTTTACCTGACAGGTGAGGTTAGTGGTACAGCATCAGTCAGCTGTTCACTCCAAGAACTGCACCATGTCTGCAGGTGTGTTTAGACTGATAGCGTGTTCACCTGTTGTAcctgccccccccccacccagGCGTACGAGCTGTCCACGCTCACAGGTACGCAGGTGTTGCTGCTTGTTGCCAGCGAGACGGGCCACGTGTACACCTTCGCCACGAGGAAGCTGCAGCCGATGATCACGTCAGAGACGGGGAAGGCTCTGATCCAGACCTGCCTGAACTCGCCAGACTCGCCGCCGCGCTCCGACCCCTCCTCCGACCAGAGGATGAGCGCCACGGGCTTCGAGGAGACCGACCTCAGCTACCAGGTGTCAGAAGCTGACGGCTGCTCCGAGGCTGCCAAGGTAGCGTCCAGGTGCTGTTACTTAAATGTCGGGATCGGCGCTTTTAGCCCCGCTCCTTAAATACAGATGTCGTGTCTCTGCAGGATCTGATCAAACCGGCCTTCAGCCTGGccggctcctcctcctcctccacatcctgctcctcttcatcctcagcATCCCTGCAGGTGCAGACCAGCGCCCCCTCCTGGCAGCCGCCGTCCTCGACCGCCAACGGGACGCTGCTGAAGACATCAGCCGGGGTGGTGCTTCCTGGAGGCTTTACCTTGATGTCAGGTAGGTGGGCGGAGTCAACGGCTGACACAAGGCtcgtgtttgtgttgtttcttagctgacaggtaaaagtaaatatttaaatggcCACCTGAGCACCTGCTGGTCTTTCACCTGTCCACACACTTTTGACTTTCCTGCTGCTTTTATTCAGCTAATCTGTCTCTGGACCCACCCCTTCACCTGTCTGCAGGTGGCTCGCTGCCTCCAGGCACACACACCATCCCCCTCAGCCAGCTGCAGGGCCAGTCTTTGGCCATCCAGGGCCCCGTGGCCCCAGGCCCCACCCCCACGCTGCACGCTCCACCCACACAGCCAGCTACGCTGCTGCGGCTTCCCGCCACCGTGTCGCTGTCAGGTCAGCACACTACTACGCCCCGTCCTCCTGTCAATCGGTGCGTTTTCCTTAGCTTGCCTGCCAACAGGTGAATGTTAGCTCCGCCCTCTTTGTGTCATCAGGACCTGGAGTCTCTCAGCAGCTACAGACAATCCAAGTACAGACCAGCAGCCAGCAGGCAACCGCCAATCACAGCAGCTCTGACATGCAGAGCCCCGCCTCCTCCACAGGTATGAACACAAAGACACGTTCCATAACGGGTTAACATAGCCCCGCCAACCTGACcatcttcctctctctgcagCAAGTCTTCCCGTCTCCATCGTCTcctccccttcctcctcctcttcctcggtAGCAGGTCACATGATGTACCCAGGCAGTCACACGGTGATGTATGCCGCACCGACGCCCTCGCTGGGCGACGGCAGCCTCACCGTCCTCAACACCTTCCCTCCAGCAGGCCACGCCCAGTCACATGACCCAGGTGACCGACTGTTAATATTTCTGCTGAAATGAAAACGTTTTCAGAAAAACCACAAactctcttctcttctttcaGCCGCCGTGCCGCAGGTCTTCCTCACCTCTCTCCCTCCAGTCGCCACTCAGATCCCAGTTTCTGCAGTCCAGCTGCACCCGGTACCACGACACGCTAACTGCACGCCAACCGCACACGACACATT
This window contains:
- the LOC134629652 gene encoding serum response factor-like, with the protein product MLAGSGAEMGSRTLPGRVNSTDTAGPEPDTARETGGGAPEDRDYSAEGAFSGSDQDSDSAEDDDTGGPGGDRRGVKRERSEREVGHQAAQSSGGLSGAYSGLRPGAAGVKPGKKTRGRVKIKMEFIDNKLRRYTTFSKRKTGIMKKAYELSTLTGTQVLLLVASETGHVYTFATRKLQPMITSETGKALIQTCLNSPDSPPRSDPSSDQRMSATGFEETDLSYQVSEADGCSEAAKDLIKPAFSLAGSSSSSTSCSSSSSASLQVQTSAPSWQPPSSTANGTLLKTSAGVVLPGGFTLMSGGSLPPGTHTIPLSQLQGQSLAIQGPVAPGPTPTLHAPPTQPATLLRLPATVSLSGPGVSQQLQTIQVQTSSQQATANHSSSDMQSPASSTASLPVSIVSSPSSSSSSVAGHMMYPGSHTVMYAAPTPSLGDGSLTVLNTFPPAGHAQSHDPAAVPQVFLTSLPPVATQIPVSAVQLHPMVISQQSSNNLTELQVVSLDVHQSKDD